The following are encoded together in the Brassica napus cultivar Da-Ae chromosome A9, Da-Ae, whole genome shotgun sequence genome:
- the LOC106420617 gene encoding G-type lectin S-receptor-like serine/threonine-protein kinase At1g61490 isoform X1, with protein MGMTPSFFACFLLLTMFLSLSYEAITPTSPLSIGQTLSSSNGVYELGFFSPNNSQNQYVGIWLKDPVPRVVVWVANRESPVTDSTANLTISTNGSLLLYNGKHGVVWSTGENFASNEYSATLSDDGNLMVILDNVSRRIIWQSIDHLGDTMLPFSTLTYNLTTGEKRVLTSWKSYTDPSPGDFVGEVTPQVPPQVLTMRGSTTYWRSGPWAKTRFTGIPVMDASLTSPFSLQQDANGSVSFSYLDRNSKPPRITITSEGSLKIFHHNGTDWAVDYEAPLANSCDFYDVCGPFGLCVMSPSPKCKCFKGFIPKSTEEWKRGNWTGGCVRRTELDCLGNSTGKAADVFHSLANIKPPEFYKFSATLDAEDCYQSCLQNCSCLAFAYINGIGCLAWNQDLMDAVQFSVGGETLSIRLAHSEFGGNKRKKTIVATSVSLTVFVILGFAAFGFWRCRVKHIAHISKDAWNNDLKQQDVPGLDFFQMNTILTATNNFSPSNKLGQGGFGSVYKGKLQDGKEIAVKRLSSSSGQGKEEFMNEIVLISKLQHRNLVRVLGCCIEGEEKLLIYEFMVNKSLNTFIFDSRKRLEIDWPKRFDIIQGIARGLVYLHRDSRLRVIHRDLKVSNILLDEKMNPKISDFGLARLYQGTEYQDNTLRVVGTLGYMSPEYAWTGMFSEKSDIYSFGVMLLEIISGERISRFSYGEEGKTLFAYAWDSWCETGGIDLLDKYVADSCQPLEVGRCVQIGLLCVQHQPGDRPNTLELLSMLTTTSDLPSPKQPTFVVHTSDDESRFRELITVSETTESVKTGG; from the exons TTGGAATCTGGTTGAAGGATCCTGTTCCCCGGGTCGTTGTATGGGTGGCCAATAGAGAAAGTCCTGTTACAGACTCCACGGCAAATCTAACTATCAGCACCAACGGAAGCCTTCTCTTGTATAATGGCAAACATGGTGTTGTCTGGTCCACTGGAGAAAATTTTGCATCTAACGAGTATAGCGCAACTTTGTCAGATGATGGAAACCTTATGGTAATATTAGACAATGTTTCGAGAAGAATTATATGGCAAAGCATTGATCATCTTGGTGATACTATGCTCCCTTTCTCAACCCTGACGTATAATCTCACCACCGGTGAGAAGCGGGTGTTGACTTCTTGGAAAAGTTACACTGATCCCTCTCCTGGCGACTTTGTGGGTGAGGTTACACCTCAAGTGCCACCACAGGTACTTACTATGAGAGGCTCGACGACGTATTGGAGAAGCGGTCCATGGGCTAAAACAAGGTTCACCGGGATACCAGTGATGGATGCATCATTGACAAGTCCATTTAGTCTTCAGCAAGACGCAAACGGGTCAGTATCTTTCTCTTATTTAGACAGAAACTCCAAACCTCCACGTATAACAATAACATCAGAAGGCTCACTGAAGATTTTTCATCATAATGGGACTGACTGGGCAGTAGACTATGAGGCTCCATTAGCCAATTCATGCGATTTTTATGATGTATGTGGACCCTTTGGGTTGTGTGTTATGTCACCATCTCCAAAGTGTAAATGCTTCAAAGGGTTTATACCAAAATCCACTGAGGAGTGGAAAAGAGGAAACTGGACTGGTGGTTGTGTGAGGCGCACCGAACTAGATTGTCTGGGAAATTCTACCGGAAAAGCTGCAGACGTTTTTCATTCTCTTGCCAACATAAAGCCTCCagaattttacaaattttcagCTACTTTGGATGCTGAAGACTGCTACCAAAGTTGCCTCCAAAATTGTTCTTGCTTGGCCTTTGCTTACATTAATGGAATAGGGTGCTTAGCATGGAACCAAGACCTAATGGACGCTGTACAATTTTCTGTGGGAGGAGAGACTCTTTCCATTCGTCTTGCACATTCTGAGTTTG GTGGAAATAAGCGCAAGAAGACCATCGTTGCCACTTCGGTGAGCCTTACCGTTTTTGTGATCTTGGGATTTGCTGCGTTTGGTTTCTGGAGATGCAGAGTGAAACATATTG CTCATATATCAAAGGATGCATGGAATAATGATTTGAAACAACAAGATGTCCCAGGTTTAGATTTCTTTCAGATGAATACCATACTAACTGCTACCAACAATTTCAGTCCATCAAACAAACTTGGACAAGGTGGATTTGGTTCCGTTTACAAG GGAAAACTGCAAGATGGAAAAGAAATCGCTGTAAAACGGCTTTCTAGCAGCTCTGGGCAGGGCAAAGAGGAGTTCATGAATGAGATAGTACTCATCTCCAAACTCCAACACAGAAACTTAGTACGAGTTCTGGGATGCTGCattgaaggagaagagaagCTATTGATTTATGAGTTTATGGTGAACAAAAGCCTAAATACTTTTATCTTTG ATTCAAGAAAAAGGCTGGAGATTGATTGGCCAAAGAGATTTGATATCATTCAAGGTATTGCGCGTGGACTTGTATATCTCCACCGTGACTCACGCCTTAGGGTAATTCACCGAGACCTGAAGGTCAGTAACATTCTTCTAGACGAGAAAATGAACCCAAAAATATCAGATTTTGGTTTGGCTCGGTTGTATCAGGGAACCGAATATCAAGATAACACTCTCCGCGTTGTAGGAACGTT AGGATATATGTCTCCTGAGTATGCATGGACTGGAATGTTCTCTGAGAAATCAGACATATACAGCTTCGGAGTAATGCTGTTAGAAATCATCAGTGGAGAGAGAATCTCAAGGTTCAGCTATGGAGAAGAAGGGAAAACCCTTTTTGCATAC GCGTGGGACTCTTGGTGTGAAACTGGAGGAATTGACCTTTTGGATAAATATGTTGCTGATTCATGTCAGCCATTAGAAGTTGGGAGATGTGTTCAGATTGGTTTGCTCTGTGTTCAACACCAACCTGGGGACAGACCCAACACACTTGAGTTGCTATCCATGCTCACCACAACATCGGATCTTCCATCACCAAAACAACCCACATTTGTTGTGCACACGAGCGACGATGAATCCCGTTTTAGGGAGTTGATAACTGTCAGCGAGACGACAGAATCTGTGAAAACCGGTGGTTGA
- the LOC106420617 gene encoding G-type lectin S-receptor-like serine/threonine-protein kinase At1g61490 isoform X2, which yields MGMTPSFFACFLLLTMFLSLSYEAITPTSPLSIGQTLSSSNGVYELGFFSPNNSQNQYVGIWLKDPVPRVVVWVANRESPVTDSTANLTISTNGSLLLYNGKHGVVWSTGENFASNEYSATLSDDGNLMVILDNVSRRIIWQSIDHLGDTMLPFSTLTYNLTTGEKRVLTSWKSYTDPSPGDFVGEVTPQVPPQVLTMRGSTTYWRSGPWAKTRFTGIPVMDASLTSPFSLQQDANGSVSFSYLDRNSKPPRITITSEGSLKIFHHNGTDWAVDYEAPLANSCDFYDVCGPFGLCVMSPSPKCKCFKGFIPKSTEEWKRGNWTGGCVRRTELDCLGNSTGKAADVFHSLANIKPPEFYKFSATLDAEDCYQSCLQNCSCLAFAYINGIGCLAWNQDLMDAVQFSVGGETLSIRLAHSEFGGNKRKKTIVATSVSLTVFVILGFAAFGFWRCRVKHIGNTFMTLLIKQNDRRMLRANTPPLTKISAHISKDAWNNDLKQQDVPGLDFFQMNTILTATNNFSPSNKLGQGGFGSVYKGKLQDGKEIAVKRLSSSSGQGKEEFMNEIVLISKLQHRNLVRVLGCCIEGEEKLLIYEFMVNKSLNTFIFDSRKRLEIDWPKRFDIIQGIARGLVYLHRDSRLRVIHRDLKVSNILLDEKMNPKISDFGLARLYQGTEYQDNTLRVVGTLGYMSPEYAWTGMFSEKSDIYSFGVMLLEIISGERISRFSYGEEGKTLFAYAWDSWCETGGIDLLDKYVADSCQPLEVGRCVQIGLLCVQHQPGDRPNTLELLSMLTTTSDLPSPKQPTFVVHTSDDESRFRELITVSETTESVKTGG from the exons TTGGAATCTGGTTGAAGGATCCTGTTCCCCGGGTCGTTGTATGGGTGGCCAATAGAGAAAGTCCTGTTACAGACTCCACGGCAAATCTAACTATCAGCACCAACGGAAGCCTTCTCTTGTATAATGGCAAACATGGTGTTGTCTGGTCCACTGGAGAAAATTTTGCATCTAACGAGTATAGCGCAACTTTGTCAGATGATGGAAACCTTATGGTAATATTAGACAATGTTTCGAGAAGAATTATATGGCAAAGCATTGATCATCTTGGTGATACTATGCTCCCTTTCTCAACCCTGACGTATAATCTCACCACCGGTGAGAAGCGGGTGTTGACTTCTTGGAAAAGTTACACTGATCCCTCTCCTGGCGACTTTGTGGGTGAGGTTACACCTCAAGTGCCACCACAGGTACTTACTATGAGAGGCTCGACGACGTATTGGAGAAGCGGTCCATGGGCTAAAACAAGGTTCACCGGGATACCAGTGATGGATGCATCATTGACAAGTCCATTTAGTCTTCAGCAAGACGCAAACGGGTCAGTATCTTTCTCTTATTTAGACAGAAACTCCAAACCTCCACGTATAACAATAACATCAGAAGGCTCACTGAAGATTTTTCATCATAATGGGACTGACTGGGCAGTAGACTATGAGGCTCCATTAGCCAATTCATGCGATTTTTATGATGTATGTGGACCCTTTGGGTTGTGTGTTATGTCACCATCTCCAAAGTGTAAATGCTTCAAAGGGTTTATACCAAAATCCACTGAGGAGTGGAAAAGAGGAAACTGGACTGGTGGTTGTGTGAGGCGCACCGAACTAGATTGTCTGGGAAATTCTACCGGAAAAGCTGCAGACGTTTTTCATTCTCTTGCCAACATAAAGCCTCCagaattttacaaattttcagCTACTTTGGATGCTGAAGACTGCTACCAAAGTTGCCTCCAAAATTGTTCTTGCTTGGCCTTTGCTTACATTAATGGAATAGGGTGCTTAGCATGGAACCAAGACCTAATGGACGCTGTACAATTTTCTGTGGGAGGAGAGACTCTTTCCATTCGTCTTGCACATTCTGAGTTTG GTGGAAATAAGCGCAAGAAGACCATCGTTGCCACTTCGGTGAGCCTTACCGTTTTTGTGATCTTGGGATTTGCTGCGTTTGGTTTCTGGAGATGCAGAGTGAAACATATTGGTAACACATTCATGACTTTACTAATCAAACAGAACGATCGTAGG ATGTTACGCGCTAACACACCACCTCTAACTAAAATTTCAGCTCATATATCAAAGGATGCATGGAATAATGATTTGAAACAACAAGATGTCCCAGGTTTAGATTTCTTTCAGATGAATACCATACTAACTGCTACCAACAATTTCAGTCCATCAAACAAACTTGGACAAGGTGGATTTGGTTCCGTTTACAAG GGAAAACTGCAAGATGGAAAAGAAATCGCTGTAAAACGGCTTTCTAGCAGCTCTGGGCAGGGCAAAGAGGAGTTCATGAATGAGATAGTACTCATCTCCAAACTCCAACACAGAAACTTAGTACGAGTTCTGGGATGCTGCattgaaggagaagagaagCTATTGATTTATGAGTTTATGGTGAACAAAAGCCTAAATACTTTTATCTTTG ATTCAAGAAAAAGGCTGGAGATTGATTGGCCAAAGAGATTTGATATCATTCAAGGTATTGCGCGTGGACTTGTATATCTCCACCGTGACTCACGCCTTAGGGTAATTCACCGAGACCTGAAGGTCAGTAACATTCTTCTAGACGAGAAAATGAACCCAAAAATATCAGATTTTGGTTTGGCTCGGTTGTATCAGGGAACCGAATATCAAGATAACACTCTCCGCGTTGTAGGAACGTT AGGATATATGTCTCCTGAGTATGCATGGACTGGAATGTTCTCTGAGAAATCAGACATATACAGCTTCGGAGTAATGCTGTTAGAAATCATCAGTGGAGAGAGAATCTCAAGGTTCAGCTATGGAGAAGAAGGGAAAACCCTTTTTGCATAC GCGTGGGACTCTTGGTGTGAAACTGGAGGAATTGACCTTTTGGATAAATATGTTGCTGATTCATGTCAGCCATTAGAAGTTGGGAGATGTGTTCAGATTGGTTTGCTCTGTGTTCAACACCAACCTGGGGACAGACCCAACACACTTGAGTTGCTATCCATGCTCACCACAACATCGGATCTTCCATCACCAAAACAACCCACATTTGTTGTGCACACGAGCGACGATGAATCCCGTTTTAGGGAGTTGATAACTGTCAGCGAGACGACAGAATCTGTGAAAACCGGTGGTTGA